The nucleotide window GTGCTGGCGGCCGTCGCGGGGCCGACCGATACGGCCGCGGTGGCCGCGGTCGCGCGGGGGCTGCCGATCCCCCGCCGCGTCGAGCGCATCCTGGAAGGCGAGAGCCTCTTCAACGACGTGGTGGCGCTGGTCGCGTACCAGCAGGCAGTGCGGGCCGTCGCGACCGGCACGTTCTCCCCCGGCCTGACGTGCCTGAGTCTGGCCTGGGGGGCGGTCGGCGGGATCGGCGTCGGCCTGGCCGTGGGCGCCCTGGCGACCTGGTCGCGGCGCCGCGTGAGCGACCCCGCCGTGAACACGGCGGCTTCGTTCCTGACCCCGTTCGCCGCGTACCTCGGCGGGGAAGCGGTCGGGGCGTCGGGGGTGCTCGCGGCGGTCGCCGCCGGGCTGTTCGTCGGGCACGTGTTGCTTCCGACGCTGCCCCCGACCGATCGCATCCAGGCGGTCGCGTTTTGGGACGGGACGCGGTTCCTGCTCGAAGGGCTGGCGTTCGTTCTGATCGGCTTTCAGCTCCGCGCCGTGCTGTCCGAGCCCGTGCCTGCCAGCGCCTGGGTCACTTGCGCGGTCGTCTGTGCGACCACCGTTGCCGTGCGGCTGATCTGGACGCTCGCCTGGAACGCGCCGCTCTTCGCGCGGCGCGCCGCCCCCGATCACGTGCCCCGGTTCCGGCACGCGGTGCTGATCGGCTGGGCGGGGATGCGCGGGGTGGACTCGCTGGCCGCGGCGCTGGCCCTGCCGCTGGTAATGGCCGACGGCGTGACGCCGTTCCCGCAACGGGACCTGATCACCCTCGTCGCGTTCAGCACGATCCTCGTTACGCTTGTTCTCCAGGGGCTCACGCTGCCGATCCTGATCCGCACGCTCGGGCTGCCGTCGGACGACGCCGAGCGCCGGGAGGACGCCGTTGCCCGTTTGGCCGCGGTGGCGGCTGCGCTCCGGCGCCTCGACGAACTCGAGGCGGCGCATGGCGGGCCGGCCGACGCCCTCGGGCACCTGCGCGAGATGTACCAGTTCTGCCTGCGCCAGTACCAGACCGGGCTCGATGCGCCGTCCCCGGCGGGCACCGGGGGCGGTCTGAGCGCGCTGACACGGGAGTTGTTGAAAGCCGAGCGCGAAGCGGTCCGGACGCTGTGGGCGGACGGGCGGATCGGCGACGAGACGCGCCGCCGGGCGGAACAGGCGCTGGATCACGAGGAGCTGACCTTCGGGGCGTAGGCGCCCGCGCCGTGGATTGATCGGTCGCAAACTGACACGTGTCTCACCGGCAAACGCGCTCGTTCCACCGGTCCCCGACGTTGCGGTGGATCGATCGATTACAGACTGGCACCTCCTGCACCAATCACCCTCCCTGATTCCGCTCATTTGGGCTCATCTCCTGCGATTTCAGGGCGAAATCGCATTTCTACGTGGTCGGCACACCCGTTGCAATTAGGTCCTGCGTACCCGACTGGCTGGCCCCGAGAAGGGCAACGAGATCGCAAGCCGTCCGAACACGGACGGGCCGCGATCGCTCACTCCGGCGGTACACGTAACGTGCGTTTGCTCTCACCGGCTACGATGTCACTTAACAAGGAGATGCGATGTCGATGCTTCAGCGCCGTGACTTCCTGGCCCGCTCGATGGTGTTCGGTGCCGCGGCGGGGGCCATGGGC belongs to Gemmata obscuriglobus and includes:
- a CDS encoding Na+/H+ antiporter — protein: MNPVEIVVGLILVAVVLAAAAQRLRVPYPAVLVLGGLALGFVPGLPHIQIPPDVAFLVFIPPLVYQVASRFGLRDLRHHRWPIFRLAVGLMLLNLICVAGVVRWADDGFSWAAAFVLAAVAGPTDTAAVAAVARGLPIPRRVERILEGESLFNDVVALVAYQQAVRAVATGTFSPGLTCLSLAWGAVGGIGVGLAVGALATWSRRRVSDPAVNTAASFLTPFAAYLGGEAVGASGVLAAVAAGLFVGHVLLPTLPPTDRIQAVAFWDGTRFLLEGLAFVLIGFQLRAVLSEPVPASAWVTCAVVCATTVAVRLIWTLAWNAPLFARRAAPDHVPRFRHAVLIGWAGMRGVDSLAAALALPLVMADGVTPFPQRDLITLVAFSTILVTLVLQGLTLPILIRTLGLPSDDAERREDAVARLAAVAAALRRLDELEAAHGGPADALGHLREMYQFCLRQYQTGLDAPSPAGTGGGLSALTRELLKAEREAVRTLWADGRIGDETRRRAEQALDHEELTFGA